The genomic DNA AAATGTTCCATATAAAAAATACCCTTTCAGATATTCGGATCTGAAAGGGTTAAAAATTATTTAATTACTCGACCGTTACCGATTTCGCCAAGTTACGTGGCTTGTCGACGTCGCAATCACGGCCGAGTGCCGCGTAGTACGAAATCAACTGAAGCGGTAAGACAGACAAGAGTGGTGACAAGAGCGGCTCGACTGCTGGGATGACGAATGCATCCGTCGGCAATTCGAGACCTTCCGCTGCGATGACACACGCGTTAGCGCCACGTGCGACGACTTCCTTGACGTTGCCTCGGTTGTTGAGGTGAACGTGTGGTTGTGTCACGAGGGCGATGACCGGTGTGTTGTCTTCAATCAAAGCGATTGGACCGTGTTTCAATTCGCCGCCGGCGTAACCTTCTGCTTGGATGTACGAAATTTCTTTGAGCTTGAGAGCCCCTTCCATTCCGACATACGCATCTTGACCACGACCGATGAAGAACGCATTGCGTGATTCAGACAAGTATTCTGAAGCGATCTCTTGGAACCGTTCTTTTTGTGACATGACGGACTCCATTGCGCTTGAGATTTTTCCGAGTTCTTTCATGAGATCGAAGTTAACTTCGACACCTTTTGCTTGAGCAAGGTCAAACGCAAGGACTGCGAGAACAGCGATTTGTGCTGTATACGCTTTTGTTGACGCAACGGCGATTTCAGGACCCGCATGCAACAAGAGTGTTGCGTTTGCTTCACGTGACAAAGTAGAACCCGCAACGTTCGTGATCGTGAGTGCCGGGTGACCGAGTTTTTTCGCTTCAACGAGAACCGCACGGCTGTCCGCTGTTTCACCTGATTGTGAAAGGAAGAGGAAGAGTGGTTTCTCAGTCAAAAGTGGCATGTTGTAGCCGAATTCAGATGAGATGTGAACTTCTGTCGGGATACCCGCGATTTGTTCGATCAATTGTTTTCCAATCAATCCTGCATGATAGCTTGTTCCGCAACCGATGATGTAGACACGGTCACGTCCGAGGACTAAATCACGGACCGATTGATCAAGTGTGATTTCGCCTGACTCGTTTTGGTATTTCTGAACGATGTTCCGGATAACAGCCGGCTGCTCATCCATTTCTTTGAGCATGTAGTGCGCGTACGTGCCTTTTTCGATGTCTGATGCATCGATTTCTGCTGTATACGCCTCACGCTCTTTGACGTTTCCGTCTAAGTCCTGGATTGTGACACTGTCACGCGTCAAGATGATCATTTCGCCGTCATGCAACTCAACGAACTGATCCGTTACTTGAAGCATTGCCATCGCGTCAGATGCGACGACGTTGAACGTACCGTCACCGAGACCAACGAGAAGCGGTGATTTGTTTTTAGCGACGTACAAGACATCCGGGTTTTCAGCATCGATCAACGCGAGTGCATATGAACCGTGAAGCACACGAAGTGTTTGACGGAATGCTTCTGTCACGTCACCTGTTGCATCAAAGTTCTTTTCAATCATCTGAACGATGACTTCTGTATCCGTGTCGCTGAGTAAATCAACATTGAGTTCTGCTTTTAACTGCTCATCGTTTTCGATGACACCGTTATGCACGAGTGTGAAACGTGATGAAGCACTTTGGTGTGGGTGGGCATTCGGTACACTTGGGACACCGTGTGTCGCCCAGCGTGTGTGACCGATTCCAACAAGACCATCTGCTTCTGCAGGAACGACTTCGCGTAGCGCAGCAATCCGGCCGACTTCTTTATGGACTTGAACGCCGTCGTTGACGAACGCAAGACCAGCCGAATCATAGCCGCGGTACTCGAGTTTTTCGAGTCCTTTTAATAAAATTTCCTTTGTGTTAACCTGTCCGATCATACCTACGATACCGCACATAATGTTTTTCTCTCCCATTTACAAGTATTTCCCTGAAGAGGAAACGGCTCTTGTCGAGAGTTGTCATCACGCATCTGCCTGTCCGT from Exiguobacterium sibiricum 7-3 includes the following:
- the glmS gene encoding glutamine--fructose-6-phosphate transaminase (isomerizing); the encoded protein is MCGIVGMIGQVNTKEILLKGLEKLEYRGYDSAGLAFVNDGVQVHKEVGRIAALREVVPAEADGLVGIGHTRWATHGVPSVPNAHPHQSASSRFTLVHNGVIENDEQLKAELNVDLLSDTDTEVIVQMIEKNFDATGDVTEAFRQTLRVLHGSYALALIDAENPDVLYVAKNKSPLLVGLGDGTFNVVASDAMAMLQVTDQFVELHDGEMIILTRDSVTIQDLDGNVKEREAYTAEIDASDIEKGTYAHYMLKEMDEQPAVIRNIVQKYQNESGEITLDQSVRDLVLGRDRVYIIGCGTSYHAGLIGKQLIEQIAGIPTEVHISSEFGYNMPLLTEKPLFLFLSQSGETADSRAVLVEAKKLGHPALTITNVAGSTLSREANATLLLHAGPEIAVASTKAYTAQIAVLAVLAFDLAQAKGVEVNFDLMKELGKISSAMESVMSQKERFQEIASEYLSESRNAFFIGRGQDAYVGMEGALKLKEISYIQAEGYAGGELKHGPIALIEDNTPVIALVTQPHVHLNNRGNVKEVVARGANACVIAAEGLELPTDAFVIPAVEPLLSPLLSVLPLQLISYYAALGRDCDVDKPRNLAKSVTVE